The following are encoded in a window of Pseudomonas sp. JQ170C genomic DNA:
- a CDS encoding co-chaperone GroES: MKLRPLHDRVVIRRSEEESKTAGGIVLPGSAAEKPNRGEVVAVGTGRILDNGEVRALAVKVGDKVVFGPYSGSNTVKVDGEDLLVMAENEILAVIEG; encoded by the coding sequence ATGAAGCTTCGTCCTCTGCATGACCGCGTCGTTATCCGTCGCAGCGAAGAAGAATCGAAAACCGCTGGCGGTATCGTTCTGCCAGGTTCGGCCGCTGAAAAACCTAACCGTGGCGAAGTCGTCGCTGTAGGTACCGGTCGCATCCTGGACAACGGTGAAGTGCGTGCGCTGGCCGTGAAAGTGGGTGACAAGGTGGTTTTCGGCCCTTACTCGGGCAGCAACACTGTGAAAGTTGACGGCGAAGACCTGCTGGTAATGGCTGAGAACGAAATTCTCGCTGTTATCGAAGGCTGA
- a CDS encoding FxsA family protein: MRAFLLLFLIFPVLELYVFFKVSTAIGFFPALLLIIAGSALGVLVVRVAGLATALRARESLQRGELPAEDMFHGLMLALGGGLLLLPGFISDVIGLVCLLPFTRRLLARKMRERAEAQAMRQRAFGDDPFMGRPGNPGGQSRQPNVIEGEYEHRDPQDPRDTRNLRDPRDL; the protein is encoded by the coding sequence ATGCGTGCTTTTCTATTGCTGTTTCTGATTTTTCCGGTGCTGGAGCTGTACGTGTTTTTCAAGGTCAGCACCGCGATCGGTTTCTTTCCGGCGCTGCTGTTGATCATCGCAGGCTCTGCCCTGGGTGTTCTGGTAGTGCGGGTGGCCGGTCTGGCTACGGCTTTGCGAGCCCGTGAAAGCCTGCAGCGTGGCGAGTTGCCCGCTGAAGACATGTTCCATGGCCTGATGCTGGCACTGGGTGGCGGCTTGCTGCTGTTGCCAGGCTTTATCAGTGACGTGATCGGTCTGGTCTGCCTGCTGCCGTTCACTCGCCGCCTGCTCGCGCGCAAGATGCGCGAGCGCGCCGAGGCCCAGGCCATGCGCCAGCGTGCGTTTGGCGACGATCCCTTCATGGGGCGCCCGGGCAACCCGGGTGGCCAGTCGCGTCAGCCGAATGTGATCGAAGGTGAGTATGAGCACCGCGATCCGCAAGACCCTCGCGACACCCGCAATCTTCGTGATCCACGGGATTTGTGA
- a CDS encoding HugZ family pyridoxamine 5'-phosphate oxidase has protein sequence MSAKVAQQARELLLKEYRGVLSTHSKSMPGFPFGSVVPYCLDAEGNPLILISRIAQHTHNLQKDPKCSLLVGERDAEDVQAVGRLTVLAQAHKLEEPAAVEAAAERYYRYFPESSNYHKAHDFDFWVLAPVRHRYIGGFGAIHWVDNLSLANPFAGKAELSMIEHMNSDHANAIEHYVQLSGLPQTAAAQMVGIDAEGMHLRIGQAVHWLPFAAPCNTPLQVREALVFLARADQWPAREATEA, from the coding sequence GTGAGCGCTAAAGTCGCACAACAGGCACGGGAGCTGCTGCTCAAGGAATACCGTGGGGTCCTGTCGACCCATTCCAAGTCGATGCCGGGCTTTCCGTTCGGCTCGGTAGTGCCGTACTGCCTCGATGCCGAAGGCAATCCGCTGATCCTGATCAGCCGTATCGCCCAGCACACCCACAACTTGCAGAAAGATCCCAAGTGCTCGCTGCTGGTCGGCGAGCGCGATGCCGAGGATGTGCAGGCCGTCGGTCGTCTGACCGTACTGGCCCAGGCGCACAAGCTCGAAGAGCCTGCGGCGGTCGAAGCGGCTGCCGAGCGCTACTACCGCTACTTCCCCGAATCGAGCAATTACCACAAGGCCCACGACTTCGACTTCTGGGTGCTTGCGCCTGTGCGTCACCGTTACATCGGCGGGTTTGGCGCGATTCACTGGGTCGATAACCTCTCCCTGGCAAACCCCTTTGCCGGCAAGGCCGAGCTGAGCATGATCGAGCATATGAACAGCGATCATGCCAACGCCATCGAACATTACGTCCAGCTCAGCGGCTTGCCGCAGACGGCTGCGGCGCAGATGGTCGGCATTGATGCCGAGGGCATGCACCTGCGCATTGGCCAGGCCGTGCACTGGCTGCCATTCGCTGCGCCTTGTAATACGCCGTTACAAGTGCGAGAAGCCCTGGTTTTTCTGGCGCGCGCCGATCAATGGCCGGCACGTGAAGCGACCGAGGCTTGA
- a CDS encoding DUF481 domain-containing protein, which translates to MYSRALLCLAALVVCSQAVADTVWMKNGDRLSGKITVFDGGKLLLKTEYGGSIALDWKQVKTLESDQELLVKQDAYTGEKAKSLHAADEGKVTLANGETPKTVELASIQQIMKPKPVIEDLSWKGNVDLAMDYKRAESDSDDYDIDFKTTARHGRWRHQAEGEYNRESKDDVTTTNNWSAEYALDRFMTEKWFWQGRLEYKRDHIEDLARQRTVGTGPGYQFWDDELGAFSLGSLINRTDYEYADGGKDNFYALAMKWDYNRYLIGKRVEFFTNGEVGKPLDGVANYALDAEVGLRYKVTEWASLNLKAEKDVISGTRDSDLDKTRYTAGFGVTW; encoded by the coding sequence ATGTATTCTAGAGCCCTGTTGTGCCTTGCTGCCCTTGTCGTCTGCTCCCAGGCTGTCGCTGACACTGTCTGGATGAAGAACGGCGACCGGCTCAGCGGCAAGATCACCGTCTTCGATGGCGGCAAACTGCTGCTCAAGACCGAGTACGGTGGCTCGATCGCCCTGGACTGGAAACAGGTCAAGACCCTGGAAAGCGACCAGGAGCTGTTGGTCAAGCAGGATGCCTACACCGGCGAGAAAGCCAAGTCGCTCCACGCGGCCGACGAGGGCAAGGTGACCCTGGCCAACGGCGAGACGCCCAAGACCGTCGAGCTGGCCAGTATCCAGCAGATCATGAAGCCCAAGCCTGTGATCGAAGACCTGTCGTGGAAGGGCAATGTCGACCTGGCCATGGACTACAAGCGCGCCGAGTCCGACAGCGATGACTATGACATCGACTTCAAGACCACCGCCCGTCATGGCCGCTGGCGGCACCAGGCCGAAGGCGAATACAACCGCGAGAGCAAGGACGACGTCACCACCACCAACAACTGGAGCGCCGAATACGCGCTGGACCGCTTCATGACCGAGAAGTGGTTCTGGCAGGGTCGCCTGGAATACAAGCGTGACCACATTGAAGACCTGGCGCGCCAGCGCACCGTGGGTACCGGCCCGGGTTACCAGTTCTGGGATGACGAGCTGGGGGCCTTCTCCCTGGGCTCGCTGATCAACCGTACCGACTATGAATACGCCGACGGCGGCAAGGACAACTTCTACGCCCTGGCCATGAAGTGGGACTACAACCGCTACCTGATCGGCAAGCGGGTCGAGTTCTTCACCAACGGCGAGGTCGGCAAACCGCTGGATGGCGTTGCCAACTACGCGCTGGATGCCGAAGTCGGCCTGCGCTACAAGGTCACCGAGTGGGCCTCGCTCAACCTCAAGGCCGAGAAGGATGTCATCAGCGGCACCCGTGACAGTGACCTGGACAAGACCCGCTACACCGCAGGCTTTGGCGTCACCTGGTAA
- a CDS encoding MGMT family protein, whose protein sequence is MNPPPGDPTENAQARRMALYLVLGQVPAGKVVSYGQLAELAGLGRAARWVGRTLSQLPPDTQLPWHRVLGAGGRLSLTLGTPSGDEQRARLRAEGVTLHNNRVDMSRHGWRPMEHSG, encoded by the coding sequence ATGAATCCCCCTCCCGGCGATCCGACGGAAAACGCCCAGGCCCGACGAATGGCGCTCTACCTGGTGCTCGGCCAGGTGCCTGCGGGCAAGGTGGTCAGCTATGGCCAGCTGGCCGAACTGGCGGGATTGGGGCGCGCGGCGCGCTGGGTGGGGCGCACCCTGAGCCAACTGCCGCCTGACACCCAATTACCCTGGCACCGGGTCCTGGGTGCCGGCGGTCGGCTGAGCCTGACCCTGGGCACGCCTTCAGGCGACGAGCAGCGCGCCAGGCTGCGGGCAGAAGGCGTCACTCTGCACAATAATCGTGTGGATATGTCGCGCCATGGCTGGCGCCCAATGGAGCACAGCGGTTAG
- a CDS encoding AmpG family muropeptide MFS transporter, with translation MPRKTWRAALAAYASPSTLVLLLLGFAAGLPYMLVFSTLSVWLREAGVARETIGYASLIGLAYAFKWVWSPLLDQWRLPFLGKLGRRRSWLVLSQVLVVIGLVGMGFCDPQKHLSWLIALAVLVAFASATQDIAVDAYRLEIADDQRQAALAASYMAGYRVAALLATAGALFFAEGFGSTGFSYLHKAWTGTYVLFGVLMLPAVITTLLMREPPVPLRTQLSAARYGLTHQLVSVFVLIILLVSVPATFTQLYNTDFASVLFEGVSLLDLLLEDRAFLRAILYITLTALCLSSLGRRGLAPVLTPVNDFILRYRWQALLLLGLIATYRMSDTVMGVMANVFYIDQGFTKDQIASVSKIFGLIMTLVGAGMGGLLIVRFGILPILFIGGAASAGTNILFLMLADMGPNLQMLVVTISLDNFSSGLATSAFVAYLSSLTNLKFSATQYALLSSIMLLLPRLIGGYSGVMVEKFGYHDFFLITALLGVPTLILIVLHWRQELGRGKQEPVDNPVAEQRP, from the coding sequence ATGCCCCGTAAAACCTGGCGCGCTGCGCTCGCTGCCTATGCCAGTCCGTCGACCCTGGTGCTGTTGCTGCTCGGCTTTGCCGCCGGCCTGCCCTATATGCTGGTGTTCTCGACCCTGTCGGTGTGGTTGCGTGAGGCCGGGGTGGCGCGCGAAACCATCGGCTACGCCAGCCTGATCGGCCTGGCCTATGCCTTCAAGTGGGTCTGGTCGCCGCTGCTAGACCAATGGCGCCTGCCATTTCTCGGCAAGCTTGGCCGGCGCCGCTCCTGGCTGGTGCTGTCACAGGTGCTGGTGGTGATCGGGTTGGTGGGAATGGGCTTTTGTGATCCGCAAAAACACCTGTCCTGGCTGATTGCCCTGGCCGTACTGGTGGCCTTTGCCTCCGCTACCCAGGACATCGCTGTCGACGCCTACCGCCTGGAAATCGCCGATGACCAGCGCCAGGCCGCTTTGGCCGCCAGCTACATGGCCGGCTACCGCGTCGCCGCCCTGCTCGCCACTGCCGGTGCCTTGTTCTTCGCCGAAGGCTTCGGTTCCACCGGCTTCAGCTACCTGCACAAAGCCTGGACCGGCACCTACGTGCTGTTCGGCGTGCTGATGCTGCCCGCCGTCATCACCACCCTGTTGATGCGCGAACCGCCCGTGCCATTGCGCACCCAACTGTCGGCGGCACGGTATGGCCTGACCCACCAGCTGGTCTCGGTGTTCGTGCTGATCATCCTGCTGGTGTCGGTACCGGCGACTTTCACCCAGCTGTACAACACCGACTTCGCCAGCGTGCTGTTCGAGGGCGTCAGCCTGCTCGACCTGCTGCTTGAAGATCGCGCCTTCCTGCGCGCCATCCTCTACATCACCTTGACCGCACTGTGCCTTTCGTCCCTGGGCCGTCGCGGCCTGGCGCCGGTGCTCACGCCGGTCAACGACTTCATCCTGCGCTACCGCTGGCAGGCCCTGCTGCTGCTCGGCCTGATCGCCACCTACCGGATGTCCGACACCGTGATGGGTGTCATGGCCAACGTGTTCTACATCGACCAGGGCTTCACCAAGGACCAGATCGCCAGTGTCAGCAAGATCTTCGGCCTGATCATGACCCTGGTCGGCGCCGGCATGGGCGGCCTGCTGATCGTGCGCTTCGGCATCCTGCCGATCCTGTTCATCGGCGGCGCGGCCTCGGCAGGCACCAACATCCTGTTCCTGATGCTGGCCGACATGGGCCCCAATCTGCAGATGCTGGTGGTGACGATCTCCCTCGACAACTTCAGTTCGGGACTGGCTACCTCTGCCTTCGTCGCCTATCTGTCGAGCCTGACCAACCTCAAGTTCTCCGCCACCCAGTACGCCCTGCTCAGCTCGATCATGCTGCTGTTGCCGCGCCTGATCGGCGGCTACTCAGGCGTCATGGTGGAAAAGTTCGGCTACCACGACTTCTTCCTGATCACCGCCCTGCTTGGCGTGCCGACCCTGATCCTGATCGTGTTGCACTGGCGCCAGGAACTGGGCCGGGGCAAACAGGAACCGGTCGACAATCCCGTTGCCGAGCAGCGCCCCTGA
- a CDS encoding MFS transporter — MLTPLINITPLRAFCFAMTLALFELLTYLASDVVMPAMPVVVGDLNASPEFIPHALNLYLLGGVLLQWLIGPLADRYGRRPLLLVGCAFFCVACLASFWVQSIELFNVLRLLQGIGLGFVVTVSYPALNEAFSEADAVRMMALLANIALLSPLLGPLVGTLLLEWVSWRWLFVLFGAAAVLAWFALYRFMPETLGVERRDGSRLAFQPIHLLPLLAGYGQLLANRRFVAGSAALGLVGLPLIGWIGLSPVLLIHDEGLSTLDYALWQLPVFGGLILGNLIINRIADRYALTRLVRGALWPYLAGLVSMMLATWLVPSVASLVAGLSLYALGLGIANAVLYRMTLFSSEQSKGLVSAMLGMITIALLGLGGALLAMIGAGASLLSFAVAAGVAGIVALWPLKIVLSASGDQPEALPE, encoded by the coding sequence ATGCTTACCCCCCTGATCAACATCACGCCGCTGCGTGCGTTTTGCTTCGCCATGACCCTGGCCCTGTTCGAGCTCCTGACCTACCTGGCCAGCGATGTGGTGATGCCCGCCATGCCGGTGGTGGTCGGTGACCTGAACGCCAGCCCTGAATTCATCCCCCATGCCCTGAACCTCTACCTGCTCGGTGGTGTGCTGCTGCAGTGGCTGATCGGGCCGTTGGCCGACCGTTACGGTCGGCGGCCGTTGCTGCTCGTTGGCTGTGCGTTTTTCTGCGTGGCGTGCCTGGCTTCGTTCTGGGTGCAGAGCATCGAGCTGTTCAACGTGCTGCGCCTGTTGCAAGGCATCGGCCTGGGCTTTGTGGTGACGGTCAGTTACCCGGCACTCAACGAGGCGTTCAGCGAGGCCGATGCGGTACGCATGATGGCCTTGCTGGCGAACATCGCCCTGTTGTCGCCACTGCTTGGGCCGCTGGTCGGCACCCTGTTGCTGGAGTGGGTGTCGTGGCGCTGGCTGTTCGTGTTGTTCGGTGCAGCGGCCGTGCTTGCCTGGTTCGCGCTGTACCGGTTCATGCCCGAAACCCTGGGTGTGGAGCGGCGTGACGGTTCGCGCCTGGCATTCCAGCCGATTCACTTGCTGCCGCTGCTGGCCGGTTACGGGCAGTTGCTGGCCAATCGCCGTTTTGTCGCTGGCAGTGCTGCCCTGGGCCTGGTCGGTCTGCCACTGATCGGCTGGATCGGCCTGTCACCCGTGTTGCTGATTCACGATGAAGGCCTGAGCACCCTGGACTACGCGCTGTGGCAGTTGCCGGTGTTCGGCGGGCTGATTCTGGGCAACCTGATCATCAACCGAATCGCTGATCGTTATGCGCTGACCCGTCTGGTGCGCGGCGCGCTGTGGCCCTATCTCGCGGGGCTTGTGAGCATGATGCTGGCCACCTGGCTGGTGCCCAGCGTGGCGAGCCTGGTGGCCGGGCTGTCGCTCTATGCCCTGGGCCTGGGCATCGCCAACGCGGTGCTGTACCGCATGACGCTGTTTTCCAGCGAGCAGAGCAAAGGCCTGGTCTCGGCCATGTTGGGGATGATCACCATCGCACTGCTCGGCCTGGGCGGCGCCTTGCTGGCGATGATCGGGGCGGGCGCCAGTCTGCTGAGTTTCGCGGTGGCTGCCGGGGTTGCCGGTATCGTCGCGCTATGGCCGCTGAAGATCGTTCTGAGCGCTTCGGGCGATCAGCCTGAGGCGTTGCCGGAATAA
- a CDS encoding mechanosensitive ion channel family protein, with the protein MDLSAEVDQLVKTSQTWVPMIMEYGSRLLLALLTLAIGWWVINKVTYRLGKLLALRNADLALQGFISSLANIILKILLVVSVASMIGIETTSFVAAIGAAGLAIGLALQGSLANFAGGVLILLFRPFRLGDWIEAQGVAGTVDSIQIFHTVLRTGDNKTVILPNGSLSNGIITNTNRQPTRKVVFDVGVDYEADLQKARQVLLELAKDPRIHQDPAPQAVVSMLGDSSITLSLRVWVNTADYWDVMFMLNEHARDRLRDEGIDIPFPQRVIRVVQETAVQ; encoded by the coding sequence ATGGATTTGAGTGCTGAAGTCGATCAGCTGGTTAAAACGTCGCAAACCTGGGTCCCCATGATCATGGAATACGGCAGCCGCCTGTTGCTGGCGCTGCTGACCCTGGCCATTGGCTGGTGGGTGATCAACAAGGTGACCTACCGCTTGGGCAAATTGCTGGCGCTGCGTAACGCGGACCTGGCGCTGCAAGGTTTCATCAGCAGCCTGGCGAACATCATTCTGAAGATTTTGCTGGTGGTCAGCGTGGCCTCGATGATCGGCATCGAGACCACCTCGTTTGTCGCGGCCATCGGTGCGGCGGGCCTGGCAATCGGCCTGGCACTGCAAGGCAGCCTGGCGAACTTCGCGGGTGGCGTGCTGATCCTGCTGTTCCGTCCGTTCCGCCTGGGTGACTGGATCGAAGCCCAGGGTGTCGCGGGCACCGTGGACAGCATCCAGATCTTCCACACCGTGCTGCGCACCGGTGACAACAAGACCGTGATCCTGCCCAACGGCAGCCTGTCCAACGGCATCATTACCAACACCAATCGCCAGCCGACTCGCAAGGTCGTGTTCGATGTCGGTGTCGATTACGAGGCTGATCTGCAGAAGGCTCGCCAGGTGCTGCTGGAACTGGCCAAAGATCCACGCATTCACCAGGACCCGGCACCACAGGCCGTGGTCTCGATGCTGGGCGACAGCTCCATCACCCTGTCGTTGCGGGTGTGGGTGAACACCGCCGACTACTGGGACGTGATGTTCATGCTCAACGAGCATGCCCGTGATCGCCTGAGGGATGAGGGTATCGACATTCCCTTTCCGCAGCGTGTGATTCGCGTGGTGCAGGAAACCGCAGTGCAGTAA
- a CDS encoding YajQ family cyclic di-GMP-binding protein, which produces MPSFDVVSELDKHEVTNAVENAVKELDRRYDLKGKGSFEFKEKELTVNLTAEAEFQLEAMIDILKLALVKRKIDVQCLEVKDAFASGKVMKQEAVLKEGIDKELAKKIVAHIKDAKLKVQAAIQGEQVRVTGKKRDDLQEAIAALRAKEFGMPLQFNNFRD; this is translated from the coding sequence ATGCCGTCGTTCGACGTGGTATCGGAACTGGACAAGCACGAAGTCACCAACGCCGTTGAGAACGCCGTGAAGGAACTGGACCGCCGCTATGACCTCAAGGGCAAGGGCAGCTTCGAGTTCAAGGAAAAGGAACTGACCGTCAACCTGACCGCTGAAGCCGAATTCCAGCTCGAAGCGATGATCGACATCCTCAAGCTGGCCCTGGTCAAGCGCAAGATCGACGTCCAGTGCCTGGAAGTCAAAGACGCCTTCGCCTCGGGCAAGGTGATGAAGCAGGAAGCGGTCCTCAAGGAAGGCATCGACAAAGAGCTGGCGAAAAAGATCGTCGCGCACATCAAGGACGCCAAGCTCAAGGTCCAGGCTGCCATCCAGGGCGAGCAGGTGCGTGTCACCGGCAAGAAGCGTGACGACCTGCAGGAAGCCATCGCCGCCCTGCGTGCCAAGGAATTCGGCATGCCGCTGCAGTTCAACAACTTCCGCGACTGA
- a CDS encoding putative 2-dehydropantoate 2-reductase — protein MSSTWHILGAGSLGSLWACRLARAGKAVRLILRDTARVQAYEASGGLTLIEQGQAQLHAIPAQTAEDATPIHRLLVACKAYDAEQAVAQLAPRLSHGAELILLQNGLGSQDAVANKVPHARCIFASSTEGAFREADWQVNFAGHGFNWVGDPANPLPPEWLDDLADAGIPHQWTPDILTRLWRKLALNCAINPLTVLHDCRNGGLQDHACEVATLCAELGELLQCCGQPQAAEGLNEEVERVIKATAANYSSMYQDVRQGRRTEIHYLLGHACRVASRHGRQLPHLERLYRRLVEHLNTRGLPSD, from the coding sequence ATGAGCAGCACCTGGCATATTCTCGGCGCAGGGAGCCTGGGCAGCCTCTGGGCCTGCCGACTGGCCCGCGCCGGCAAAGCGGTCCGACTGATCCTGCGCGATACCGCACGCGTGCAGGCTTACGAGGCCTCCGGCGGCCTGACCCTGATCGAACAGGGCCAGGCACAACTGCACGCGATTCCTGCGCAAACCGCCGAAGACGCCACCCCCATTCATCGCCTCCTGGTCGCCTGCAAGGCCTACGACGCCGAGCAGGCGGTCGCGCAACTGGCCCCACGCCTGAGCCACGGCGCCGAACTGATCCTGCTGCAAAACGGCCTGGGCAGCCAGGACGCCGTGGCCAACAAGGTTCCCCATGCTCGCTGTATCTTCGCCTCCAGCACCGAAGGCGCGTTTCGCGAGGCCGACTGGCAGGTGAACTTTGCCGGTCACGGCTTCAACTGGGTCGGCGATCCGGCCAACCCCCTGCCGCCGGAGTGGCTCGACGACCTGGCCGATGCCGGTATCCCGCACCAGTGGACGCCCGACATCCTCACCCGGCTGTGGCGCAAGCTGGCGCTCAACTGCGCGATCAACCCGCTGACCGTGTTGCATGACTGCCGCAACGGTGGCCTGCAGGATCACGCCTGCGAAGTGGCCACCTTGTGCGCGGAGCTTGGCGAACTGCTGCAGTGCTGCGGCCAACCGCAAGCCGCCGAGGGTTTGAATGAGGAAGTGGAGCGAGTGATCAAGGCCACCGCGGCCAACTACTCTTCCATGTATCAGGATGTTCGTCAGGGTCGGCGTACCGAGATTCACTATTTGCTGGGGCATGCCTGCCGGGTCGCCAGTCGCCACGGACGCCAGCTACCCCATCTGGAACGGCTCTACCGGCGCCTGGTCGAACACCTGAATACGCGCGGTTTGCCCAGCGACTGA
- a CDS encoding ATP-binding protein: protein MTLRERLENLPVGQKLLAALLVLLITILLVANLTFISAAYWISQESMAPQALQTIGRLVANPQLATQAVDSPESAKALLKELDSYTPLRAAAVYGSDGKLLAQLQHGEVLPLPKRYRNIENWRLTEFRSTQLTKLPRPGGPPGYLLLVASSELPVAFYTGTLTASLGILVFSILLWMIIARQIKRLITQPIYQLEELSRQVTREEDYALRAKRGNDDEIGSLAEAFNTMLSRIEAREQQLKRTRDEFQQAYDQAQGLAEETRHTNRKLELEVQVRSKIEKKLTGFQNYLNSIIDSMPSALIALDEQLYVTQWNQEASALSGTPLDEALNQPIFLAFEPLKPFLPQLKDSVEKHRVEKIERVTWTKGDDARHYALTFYPLMGGGGRGVVIRIDDITQRLSLEEMMVQSEKMLSVGGLAAGMAHEINNPLGAILHNVQNIRRRLSPDLAKNMEQADEIGIDLPTVNRYLDSREVPQLLDGIQQAGARAAKIVTHMLSFSRRSNRQLAPCDLPALIDQAVEIAGNDFDLTIGFDFKGQAIVRQFDPNLGPVPCTANELEQVLLNLLKNAAQAIHLREDDSEPGRITLRTRLNPPWAEIQVEDNGVGMPEAVRKRTFEPFFTTKEIGQGTGLGLSVSYFIITNNHKGQMEVQSAPGQGTCFTLRLPLANSPAPAAEPHKTES from the coding sequence ATGACGCTGCGCGAACGCCTGGAAAACCTGCCGGTCGGCCAGAAATTGCTGGCTGCCCTGCTGGTATTGCTGATCACCATCCTGTTGGTGGCCAACCTGACCTTCATCAGCGCCGCCTACTGGATCTCCCAGGAAAGCATGGCGCCCCAGGCCCTGCAGACCATCGGGCGGCTGGTGGCCAATCCGCAACTGGCCACGCAGGCGGTGGATTCGCCCGAGTCGGCCAAGGCCCTGCTCAAGGAACTCGACAGCTATACCCCGCTGCGCGCTGCCGCGGTGTATGGCAGTGACGGCAAATTGCTCGCCCAATTGCAGCACGGCGAAGTCCTGCCCTTGCCCAAGCGCTACCGCAACATAGAGAACTGGCGCCTGACCGAGTTCCGCAGCACCCAGCTGACCAAGCTGCCACGCCCCGGCGGCCCGCCTGGCTACCTGCTGCTGGTGGCCAGCAGCGAATTGCCCGTGGCCTTCTATACCGGCACCCTCACCGCGAGCCTGGGCATCCTGGTGTTCAGTATCCTGCTGTGGATGATTATCGCCCGGCAGATCAAGCGGCTGATTACCCAACCGATCTACCAGCTCGAAGAACTGTCGCGCCAGGTCACCCGCGAGGAGGACTACGCCCTGCGTGCCAAGCGCGGCAATGACGACGAGATCGGCAGCCTGGCCGAAGCCTTCAACACCATGCTTTCGCGCATCGAAGCCCGCGAACAACAGCTCAAGCGCACCCGCGACGAATTCCAGCAGGCCTATGACCAGGCCCAGGGCCTGGCCGAAGAGACCCGCCATACCAACCGCAAGCTGGAGCTGGAAGTTCAGGTCCGCAGCAAGATCGAGAAGAAGCTCACCGGCTTTCAGAACTACCTCAACAGCATCATCGACTCCATGCCATCGGCGTTGATCGCCCTGGATGAGCAGCTGTATGTCACCCAGTGGAACCAGGAAGCCAGCGCCCTGTCCGGCACGCCCCTGGACGAAGCGTTGAACCAGCCGATTTTCCTCGCGTTCGAGCCGCTCAAGCCATTCTTGCCGCAACTCAAGGACAGCGTCGAAAAGCACCGGGTGGAAAAGATCGAACGAGTCACCTGGACCAAAGGCGACGACGCCCGACATTACGCCCTGACCTTCTACCCGCTGATGGGTGGCGGCGGCCGCGGCGTGGTGATTCGTATCGACGACATCACCCAGCGCCTTTCGCTGGAAGAAATGATGGTGCAGTCGGAGAAGATGCTCTCGGTCGGCGGCCTGGCTGCCGGTATGGCGCATGAGATCAACAACCCGCTGGGGGCGATCCTGCACAACGTACAGAACATCCGTCGGCGCTTGTCGCCAGACCTTGCGAAAAACATGGAGCAAGCCGACGAGATCGGCATCGACCTGCCCACCGTCAACCGCTACCTGGACAGCCGTGAAGTCCCGCAATTACTTGACGGTATCCAGCAGGCCGGCGCACGCGCGGCCAAAATCGTTACCCACATGCTCAGCTTCAGCCGGCGCAGCAATCGCCAGCTGGCGCCCTGCGACCTGCCAGCCTTGATCGACCAGGCCGTGGAGATTGCCGGCAATGATTTCGACCTGACCATCGGCTTCGACTTCAAGGGCCAGGCCATCGTCCGCCAGTTCGATCCCAACCTGGGCCCCGTCCCCTGCACTGCCAACGAGCTTGAGCAGGTCCTGCTCAATCTGCTGAAAAACGCAGCCCAGGCCATTCACTTGCGCGAAGACGACAGCGAACCGGGGCGCATCACCCTGCGCACTCGCCTCAATCCGCCCTGGGCGGAAATCCAGGTGGAGGACAACGGCGTCGGCATGCCTGAAGCGGTCCGCAAGCGCACGTTCGAGCCGTTCTTTACCACCAAGGAAATCGGCCAGGGCACAGGCCTTGGGCTGTCGGTCTCGTACTTCATCATCACCAACAACCACAAGGGCCAGATGGAAGTGCAGTCGGCGCCGGGCCAAGGCACCTGCTTCACCTTGCGCCTGCCACTGGCCAACAGCCCGGCCCCAGCGGCCGAGCCTCACAAGACGGAGTCATGA
- a CDS encoding cob(I)yrinic acid a,c-diamide adenosyltransferase produces MGFRLSKIYTRTGDKGETGLGDGRRVPKDHPRIEAIGEVDSLNSQLGLLLAGLTEQGLEEVIEVLAPCQHRLFDLGGELAMPSYQALNAAEVERLEAAIDRWNEELGPLENFILPSGSALIAHAHVCRSLARSAERRCQQLNSVEPLAGVGLAYINRLSDLLFVAARLIGRRQGVAEVLWVAAAKP; encoded by the coding sequence ATGGGTTTTCGATTGTCGAAGATCTACACCCGCACCGGCGACAAAGGCGAAACCGGCCTGGGCGATGGTCGACGGGTGCCCAAGGATCATCCAAGGATCGAAGCCATTGGCGAGGTCGACAGCCTCAACAGCCAGCTGGGCCTGCTACTGGCCGGGCTGACTGAACAGGGGCTGGAGGAAGTCATCGAGGTATTGGCACCTTGCCAGCACCGTCTGTTCGACCTGGGTGGCGAGCTGGCGATGCCCAGCTACCAGGCGCTGAATGCGGCGGAAGTGGAGCGCCTGGAGGCGGCAATTGACCGCTGGAATGAAGAGCTGGGGCCACTGGAGAACTTTATCCTGCCCAGTGGATCGGCGTTGATTGCCCATGCGCACGTTTGCCGCAGCCTGGCGCGCAGTGCCGAGCGGCGTTGCCAGCAGTTGAACAGCGTCGAGCCTTTGGCCGGTGTGGGGTTGGCCTATATCAACCGGCTGTCGGATTTGCTGTTTGTGGCCGCACGGTTGATTGGGCGGCGCCAAGGGGTGGCTGAGGTGCTTTGGGTGGCTGCGGCGAAGCCTTGA